One region of uncultured Methanolobus sp. genomic DNA includes:
- a CDS encoding inorganic diphosphatase, protein MRVVIETPKYSFFKYNKQDSSQGSRFVKEFLSPIPTIFNYGFIEGSLADDGMEKDVVVIGPRLPQGTVLEVDKSHGVVKFVDDSLEDNKEVVCKGGFYSKPIFYFYFHLYATFKVAYYLILKRKIANCKFNGISWYN, encoded by the coding sequence ATGAGAGTTGTTATCGAGACGCCAAAATACAGTTTTTTCAAATACAATAAACAGGATTCTAGTCAGGGTTCTCGTTTTGTCAAAGAGTTCCTGTCTCCGATTCCAACAATATTCAATTATGGTTTTATCGAAGGGAGCCTTGCCGATGACGGTATGGAAAAAGATGTTGTTGTCATAGGTCCCCGTCTTCCACAGGGCACTGTTCTGGAAGTCGATAAGTCGCATGGTGTTGTAAAGTTTGTAGATGATTCCCTGGAAGACAACAAAGAAGTAGTTTGCAAGGGTGGTTTTTACTCAAAACCGATCTTCTATTTTTATTTCCATCTTTATGCTACATTCAAAGTTGCATATTACCTGATTCTAAAAAGAAAAATTGCAAATTGCAAATTTAATGGTATATCGTGGTACAACTAA
- a CDS encoding ABC transporter permease: protein MRYELFIALRHIRARKRQTILSVAAIGIAVMILMVSQSFMAGFTQELYSKTVENLPHVVVSPQDDEDYVHLYKNIVDKINNIDGVVASSPYLTGEASFKFKDNTKNAAIKGIIASREDAVSHTKDDIIKGSYDELTYSDRSIIIGDKFAEDMELDIGDNVEVSFPNSNPVSLKVVAIYDTGTALDESLTYTSLKTAQDFYDTEDVINGISLRLADFNRDRETAQIIEDYGYNAAGWTDNNPEILRTIAIETVSNNVTLGFILLIASFGVVSTLNMVVMSKVKEIGILLAMGASKSSIRTIFLIESGMLGFGGAVLGTAAGVALALSIGSYPLPEGAYGIDTIPVVVRMGDVLTIITIVFLLNLLAGLYPAQRAASLDPVEAISTH from the coding sequence ATGCGTTATGAATTGTTCATTGCACTTCGTCATATTAGAGCAAGAAAAAGGCAGACAATTCTATCGGTTGCTGCAATTGGCATTGCGGTGATGATCCTGATGGTATCCCAATCATTCATGGCAGGATTTACCCAGGAGCTCTACAGTAAAACCGTAGAAAACCTGCCCCATGTTGTTGTTTCCCCACAGGATGATGAAGACTATGTTCACCTCTACAAGAACATTGTTGACAAAATAAATAATATTGATGGCGTTGTTGCGTCTTCTCCCTACCTTACCGGAGAAGCGTCGTTTAAATTCAAGGACAACACTAAAAATGCAGCGATCAAAGGAATAATAGCCTCCAGAGAAGATGCCGTTTCGCACACAAAAGATGACATCATCAAAGGTAGCTATGATGAACTGACATATTCTGACAGGAGCATCATTATAGGAGATAAATTCGCAGAGGACATGGAACTTGATATCGGAGACAATGTTGAAGTTTCATTCCCAAACTCAAATCCGGTTTCTCTAAAAGTTGTTGCTATCTATGATACAGGAACAGCGCTCGATGAAAGTCTTACATATACTTCACTGAAAACTGCACAGGATTTCTATGATACTGAAGATGTCATCAATGGAATATCCCTGAGACTGGCTGATTTTAACCGGGACAGAGAGACCGCACAGATAATCGAGGACTATGGTTACAATGCCGCCGGATGGACTGACAATAATCCGGAGATACTGAGGACCATTGCTATTGAGACTGTTTCCAACAATGTGACACTGGGATTCATTCTTCTGATTGCTTCTTTTGGGGTTGTCAGCACTTTGAATATGGTAGTCATGAGTAAAGTGAAAGAGATAGGCATTTTACTGGCAATGGGCGCCAGTAAGTCAAGTATCAGAACTATTTTCCTGATCGAGAGTGGAATGCTGGGTTTTGGAGGAGCTGTTCTTGGAACTGCAGCAGGTGTGGCACTGGCACTTTCAATTGGCAGTTATCCGCTTCCTGAAGGCGCCTACGGAATTGATACGATTCCCGTTGTTGTCAGGATGGGAGATGTATTGACTATAATTACTATTGTCTTCCTACTGAACCTGCTGGCAGGACTTTATCCGGCACAGAGAGCAGCAAGTCTTGACCCGGTGGAAGCGATATCTACACATTAA
- a CDS encoding LysE family translocator — MSDDMFSGKGDKLIETTQLFYFIAASVALTLLPGPDILFVLTQSISHGKTAGMAIATGLCTGLLFHTTAAALGVSAILYSSAVAFSLLKYAGAIYLLYLAYKAISEEGSLTSLESVKEKDLSLLYRRGIFMNILNPKVSLFFLAFLPQFINANSGSIPLQMIFLGAVFFAQAIVVFFIVSFFAGMIGTKIMEKPGLGKKINWAKAGIYSVIGIELAFAHQ; from the coding sequence ATGTCAGATGACATGTTTTCTGGAAAAGGTGACAAATTGATAGAAACCACACAACTCTTCTACTTCATCGCAGCCTCGGTAGCTCTCACACTCCTACCTGGCCCTGATATTCTTTTCGTGCTCACCCAGAGCATATCACATGGAAAGACTGCAGGAATGGCAATTGCTACAGGCCTGTGCACCGGTCTGCTGTTCCACACAACTGCGGCAGCACTTGGAGTTTCTGCGATATTGTATAGTTCTGCGGTGGCTTTCTCTCTCCTGAAATACGCAGGAGCCATTTATCTCCTCTACCTTGCCTACAAGGCAATTAGTGAAGAAGGTAGCCTTACCTCACTTGAATCTGTAAAAGAAAAGGACCTGTCATTGCTTTACAGGAGAGGCATTTTCATGAATATCTTAAATCCCAAGGTTTCCCTTTTCTTCCTAGCATTCCTGCCCCAGTTCATAAATGCGAATTCAGGGAGCATCCCTCTGCAAATGATATTCCTGGGTGCAGTGTTCTTTGCACAGGCAATTGTGGTCTTTTTCATAGTGTCATTCTTTGCCGGAATGATAGGGACTAAGATCATGGAAAAGCCGGGTTTAGGTAAGAAGATCAACTGGGCGAAGGCTGGTATTTATTCTGTGATTGGGATTGAGCTTGCATTTGCACATCAGTGA
- the eno gene encoding phosphopyruvate hydratase codes for MPYIDDDKSYKIKKIHAREILDSRGNPTVEVDVFTSSGFGRASVPSGASTGSNEALELRDKEERYLGKGVLDAVDNVNTAIEAELLGMDVRKQREIDGLMLALDGTENKMELGANSILGVSMAVARAAADSLNMPLYRYLGGISAYTLPVPTMNVLNGGKHAGNALSIQEFMIQPKGAETYSEALRMGTETYHALGKILEGKYGGSATNVGYEGGYAPSIEMTHDALDALVSAIEEAGYTESEITIGLDAAASEFFDGETYSIDGKLLKPAELVDYYLELIESYPIILVEDPFHEESFDDFATLTNDAWDTFIVGDDLFVTNVDRLARGVEMGAANSLLLKVNQIGSLSEAFDAANMANRSGYSVVVSHRSAETEDTTIADISVAIGADLIKTGAPARSERTAKYNQLLRIEEDLGEAARYMQI; via the coding sequence ATGCCGTATATTGATGATGACAAAAGCTATAAGATAAAAAAGATTCACGCACGTGAGATTCTTGACTCCAGGGGAAACCCTACAGTTGAAGTAGATGTCTTTACTTCATCCGGATTTGGCAGGGCAAGTGTTCCTTCCGGTGCTTCTACAGGAAGTAATGAGGCACTTGAGTTGCGCGACAAGGAAGAACGCTACCTTGGGAAGGGTGTACTTGATGCGGTTGACAATGTCAATACCGCCATAGAAGCAGAGCTTCTGGGTATGGATGTCAGGAAGCAGCGTGAGATAGATGGCCTTATGCTGGCGCTTGACGGTACTGAGAACAAGATGGAACTAGGTGCAAATTCAATCCTTGGAGTTTCCATGGCAGTTGCAAGGGCAGCAGCAGACTCACTCAACATGCCACTTTATCGCTATCTTGGCGGCATAAGTGCATATACTCTTCCTGTTCCTACAATGAATGTCCTCAACGGTGGAAAACATGCAGGAAATGCGCTTTCCATTCAGGAATTCATGATCCAGCCAAAGGGCGCAGAAACCTATTCCGAAGCGCTGCGTATGGGTACAGAGACATACCATGCACTTGGTAAGATCCTCGAAGGAAAATATGGCGGCTCAGCAACAAATGTCGGTTACGAGGGTGGATACGCACCATCTATTGAGATGACCCACGATGCTCTTGATGCTCTTGTAAGTGCTATCGAGGAAGCAGGATACACAGAGTCCGAGATAACTATTGGTCTTGATGCGGCAGCTTCAGAGTTCTTTGACGGGGAAACCTATTCTATCGATGGTAAACTCCTGAAGCCGGCTGAACTTGTTGATTACTACCTTGAGCTCATCGAGTCATATCCAATTATTCTTGTTGAAGACCCATTCCATGAGGAATCTTTTGATGATTTTGCAACATTGACAAATGATGCATGGGACACATTCATTGTTGGAGATGACCTCTTCGTCACAAATGTAGACCGTCTTGCAAGGGGTGTTGAAATGGGTGCAGCAAATTCACTTCTGCTTAAAGTGAACCAGATCGGTTCCCTCTCAGAGGCTTTTGATGCAGCTAATATGGCAAACCGCAGTGGTTACAGCGTTGTTGTAAGCCATCGCTCCGCTGAGACCGAAGACACAACAATCGCTGACATTTCAGTTGCAATCGGTGCTGACCTTATCAAGACGGGTGCACCGGCAAGAAGTGAACGTACTGCAAAATACAACCAGCTTCTCAGGATTGAAGAGGACCTTGGAGAAGCAGCACGTTATATGCAGATTTGA
- a CDS encoding ABC transporter permease, whose product MKITKELSGLLSNNMYAELAKRNLKRQSVRTVLAAIGIIIGVIAISSMGILGNSLKLSVTESFADIGDKLIVSPAPGEDYITDKQIDQMRKVSNIENIIPVSTSGEVIEYKDGGTTYQTYVSVYDIKKEDLEKLVELEDGRFFKPGSTDCVVGYSVADNMELTLGQKIEIDDKKLRVVGILKERGMGFDISTDSGVFTSAEMYEKLYPDEDEGYDQVIIIVKDLDEIDTVSDEIDERINKKDELVTVFATNMITESLDDVFSSISLFLMGIGSISLLVAGVSILNVMLMSTMERTKEIGIMKAVGASRKDILKMFLLEALFLGVIASTAGAILTICGSYLVMELLVRNTSYLFTLSSMFYVTEGFFFGIATSLVGGMYPAWKASRMKPLDALRYE is encoded by the coding sequence ATGAAGATAACAAAGGAACTCTCCGGGTTGCTGAGTAACAACATGTATGCTGAACTGGCAAAAAGGAACCTGAAACGACAGTCTGTGCGCACTGTGCTTGCAGCTATCGGAATAATTATTGGGGTGATTGCAATATCCTCAATGGGAATACTTGGGAACAGCCTGAAGCTTTCTGTCACGGAATCTTTTGCGGATATAGGGGACAAACTCATAGTTTCACCTGCACCCGGAGAAGATTACATAACAGACAAACAGATAGATCAGATGAGGAAGGTAAGTAACATTGAAAACATAATACCTGTTTCCACCAGTGGTGAAGTGATAGAATACAAAGACGGCGGGACTACATACCAGACCTACGTTTCGGTTTATGATATCAAGAAAGAAGACCTGGAAAAACTTGTAGAACTGGAAGACGGACGCTTTTTCAAACCGGGGTCAACCGATTGCGTGGTTGGATACAGCGTTGCGGATAATATGGAACTCACCCTCGGGCAGAAGATAGAGATCGATGATAAGAAACTCCGGGTAGTTGGAATCTTAAAAGAAAGAGGAATGGGGTTTGACATCAGTACTGACAGTGGTGTTTTTACATCCGCGGAAATGTATGAAAAACTTTATCCTGATGAAGACGAAGGATATGATCAGGTAATAATCATAGTCAAAGACCTCGATGAGATAGATACTGTTTCCGATGAGATAGATGAACGTATCAACAAAAAGGATGAACTTGTCACCGTTTTTGCCACGAATATGATAACTGAAAGCCTTGACGATGTTTTTAGTTCAATTTCTCTTTTCCTCATGGGAATTGGCTCCATATCATTGCTTGTTGCTGGTGTGAGTATACTGAATGTGATGCTCATGTCCACAATGGAACGTACAAAGGAGATTGGTATCATGAAAGCCGTTGGAGCTTCAAGAAAAGACATTCTCAAGATGTTTCTGCTTGAAGCACTGTTCCTTGGAGTGATCGCCAGTACGGCAGGTGCCATACTCACAATCTGTGGCAGTTACCTTGTAATGGAACTACTTGTCAGGAACACCTCATACCTGTTCACTCTATCAAGCATGTTCTACGTTACAGAGGGATTCTTCTTCGGAATTGCCACAAGCCTTGTGGGAGGTATGTATCCTGCATGGAAGGCTTCGAGAATGAAACCGCTGGATGCGCTCAGGTATGAGTAA
- a CDS encoding ABC transporter permease: MFELRIALRHIGARKRLTFFAVFAVALAIAVIVVLMSMMTGFTEELIDSTVENSPHIVITSLDDQEDYVHFYSYHSQQIASMDGIEAVSPVFVGQVAISHKDNAEGINLNGIDPAAEDKVMRISDDIVSGDLFSLSRSNNGIVIGDKLAEDLEVVMDDKVDIIMPGFGTRSFKIIGIFDTGTSSDESIAYVRFDSALDFFQENGVASKINVRVTDPFQADAIAASIEGRKTGLDAVSWIEANSEILGLINTQVVVVWLYYGLIYMIAGFGIANTLFTVVMDKKKEIGMLMAMGASKKNITVIFLLESLMLGTMGVLLGCVLGYLASTALASYQIDLPQEMYFGLTTLPLKTDLMNYAYAIVFSFFINIVAGVYPARKAAALDPVEAIESD; encoded by the coding sequence ATGTTTGAATTAAGAATTGCCCTGAGGCACATAGGTGCACGAAAGCGACTCACGTTCTTTGCAGTATTTGCGGTAGCTCTGGCCATAGCTGTTATTGTAGTTCTCATGTCAATGATGACCGGTTTTACCGAGGAACTGATTGATTCCACAGTGGAGAACTCACCGCATATTGTGATCACTTCTTTAGATGATCAGGAAGATTATGTGCACTTTTACAGTTATCATTCGCAGCAGATAGCCTCAATGGATGGCATAGAAGCAGTGTCGCCTGTATTTGTAGGGCAGGTTGCCATAAGTCACAAGGACAATGCCGAAGGCATCAATCTCAATGGCATTGACCCTGCTGCCGAGGATAAAGTGATGCGAATATCAGACGACATTGTATCAGGTGACCTTTTTTCTCTCAGCAGAAGTAACAACGGAATTGTGATTGGTGACAAGCTTGCCGAAGATCTGGAAGTTGTAATGGACGATAAGGTTGATATCATAATGCCCGGTTTTGGGACCAGATCATTTAAGATTATCGGGATATTTGATACCGGAACATCCAGTGATGAAAGTATTGCATATGTACGTTTTGATTCTGCTCTCGATTTCTTCCAGGAGAATGGGGTTGCGAGCAAGATCAATGTAAGGGTTACAGATCCATTCCAGGCGGATGCTATTGCCGCTTCAATAGAAGGCCGGAAAACTGGCCTTGATGCCGTAAGCTGGATTGAGGCCAACAGTGAGATACTTGGTCTAATCAACACCCAGGTTGTTGTTGTCTGGCTTTACTACGGTCTTATCTACATGATAGCAGGTTTTGGAATTGCAAACACGCTTTTCACTGTTGTAATGGATAAGAAAAAAGAGATTGGAATGCTCATGGCAATGGGTGCGTCAAAGAAAAATATCACAGTAATATTCCTGCTGGAATCGCTGATGCTTGGTACAATGGGTGTGCTCCTGGGTTGCGTACTTGGCTATCTTGCCTCCACCGCACTGGCATCATACCAGATCGATCTGCCACAGGAAATGTACTTTGGCCTGACGACACTTCCACTAAAAACTGACCTGATGAACTATGCCTATGCAATAGTTTTCTCATTCTTCATCAACATAGTTGCAGGAGTCTATCCTGCAAGAAAGGCTGCTGCCCTTGATCCTGTGGAAGCAATTGAAAGTGACTGA
- a CDS encoding YIP1 family protein, protein MLEVLTNPESFFGKKINEEIEWKTPIAIIALVIVAKIMSSFILTVGAVGLFDGLGENGVGEFVSIMLIVRFVIGIFVAIIGTLLWWLLYSALFHVVSSIFNGEGDFLRVMEFVSYGFIPKIFRSILEVLYGNELLATVGNAINNPGLSGEAIIADPTLKIAPVIIIIFTLWSGYIWTYGLAHSRNISVKNAAIPVAIPVVLSILYTLFQFRQILMW, encoded by the coding sequence ATGCTGGAAGTACTGACAAATCCTGAATCTTTTTTTGGAAAGAAGATCAACGAAGAGATCGAATGGAAAACACCAATAGCAATCATTGCACTTGTGATAGTGGCAAAGATCATGAGTTCATTTATACTCACAGTCGGAGCAGTTGGGTTATTTGATGGGCTGGGAGAAAACGGAGTGGGTGAATTTGTATCTATTATGCTCATAGTCAGATTTGTTATCGGGATTTTCGTTGCTATAATTGGTACACTGTTATGGTGGCTCCTGTATAGCGCACTCTTCCATGTTGTTTCTTCAATATTCAACGGCGAAGGGGATTTTTTAAGAGTAATGGAATTCGTATCTTACGGATTTATTCCAAAGATATTCAGATCAATTCTGGAAGTCCTGTATGGAAACGAATTACTGGCAACAGTTGGAAATGCCATCAATAACCCCGGATTATCCGGTGAAGCTATTATAGCGGACCCTACTTTAAAAATAGCCCCGGTGATAATAATTATCTTTACACTATGGAGTGGGTATATATGGACTTACGGACTGGCTCATTCCAGGAACATAAGTGTTAAAAATGCGGCAATTCCGGTTGCAATTCCTGTTGTTCTATCTATACTTTATACTCTGTTTCAATTCAGACAGATACTCATGTGGTAA
- a CDS encoding Yip1 family protein — protein sequence MLQVLTNPNGFFKKKITEKIEWKNPFIIMAFMAVVGTITIYTTMMSTMQSFMDMDFLGAAGQAIMIGFLIIGSIIGVLFSWILYTGIFYVISVIFHGEGDFKRLMEFVSYGFIPNIAGSLISAYYTSKVFSNIDFASITDPQALQDMMYADPSMKIATALGIIFTLWSANIWIFALQYARNLSLKNAAITVGVPIGLSVLYTILTMFVLR from the coding sequence ATGTTACAAGTACTAACCAACCCTAACGGGTTTTTCAAAAAAAAGATAACTGAAAAAATTGAGTGGAAAAATCCATTTATAATTATGGCATTTATGGCCGTAGTAGGGACCATCACGATCTATACTACAATGATGAGTACCATGCAATCATTTATGGATATGGATTTTCTTGGTGCTGCCGGACAGGCGATTATGATAGGTTTCCTGATAATTGGTTCCATAATAGGAGTCCTTTTTTCATGGATACTTTACACAGGTATATTCTATGTCATTTCTGTGATATTCCATGGTGAGGGAGATTTCAAAAGACTGATGGAATTCGTATCTTATGGTTTTATACCAAATATAGCAGGTTCATTAATATCCGCATATTATACAAGCAAAGTATTCTCAAATATAGACTTTGCATCGATAACAGACCCGCAGGCGTTGCAGGACATGATGTATGCAGACCCTTCTATGAAAATTGCAACTGCATTGGGAATTATCTTTACACTCTGGAGCGCAAACATATGGATATTCGCACTTCAGTATGCACGCAACCTCAGCCTTAAAAATGCAGCAATAACTGTTGGAGTCCCAATCGGATTGTCGGTGCTTTATACAATATTAACAATGTTCGTACTCAGATAA
- the larA gene encoding nickel-dependent lactate racemase, which yields MQLLTLSGGIFIKIPIPYGKEFVDLEVEIPHEVVSPNFVEVGAESEVIDEALNNPVGMESLEEFMKNSEKILILVNDATRPTPTAKVLLKIRDKLREHGGVRFMVATGAHRGPTEDEYRYIFGELYDEFKENIFVHDARKDEDMEYLGVSSNGTEMYLNKMVNESKNIIVIGSVEPHYFAGYTGGRKAFLPGVASYKTIEMNHKHALSEASQPLAIKGNPVAEDMEDAMKVLKDLNVFSIQTVLTADHGLYATVAGDIFKSFDIAVEKAKEVFCSNCSRRGNIVLTAAPYPMDIDLYQSQKALENGKLALEDGGVIILVSKCRDGVGDDTFLNLLCSANTCDEVMCKIDEGYKLGYHKAAKMAQIGVYAEMWAISDLHDDTIKMAKLQPHMDIQKTFNKAIEKVREQGKEPYAVILPQGSLTVPLLE from the coding sequence ATCCAGTTACTGACCTTATCCGGAGGAATTTTTATCAAAATACCGATACCTTATGGAAAAGAATTCGTAGACCTTGAAGTGGAAATACCCCATGAGGTCGTTTCACCTAATTTTGTTGAAGTCGGAGCTGAGTCGGAAGTAATAGACGAAGCACTAAACAATCCTGTTGGGATGGAATCCCTTGAGGAGTTCATGAAAAACAGCGAGAAGATATTAATTCTTGTAAATGATGCAACAAGACCAACTCCTACTGCAAAGGTCCTCCTGAAAATACGTGACAAACTCAGGGAGCATGGAGGCGTAAGATTCATGGTTGCTACAGGCGCTCACAGAGGACCAACTGAGGATGAGTACAGATACATCTTCGGTGAGCTATATGACGAGTTCAAAGAGAACATATTCGTTCACGATGCCCGCAAGGATGAGGATATGGAATATCTTGGTGTATCCAGCAACGGAACTGAGATGTACCTCAATAAGATGGTGAATGAAAGTAAGAACATCATTGTCATCGGAAGTGTTGAGCCTCACTATTTTGCAGGTTATACAGGAGGAAGGAAGGCATTCCTGCCGGGAGTAGCTTCCTATAAGACCATCGAGATGAACCACAAACATGCACTCTCAGAAGCTTCACAGCCACTGGCTATCAAAGGAAATCCTGTTGCAGAGGACATGGAAGATGCAATGAAAGTGCTGAAAGACCTTAACGTATTCTCAATTCAAACAGTTCTAACAGCAGATCACGGACTCTATGCAACCGTTGCTGGTGACATTTTCAAATCATTCGACATTGCAGTTGAGAAAGCAAAAGAAGTATTCTGTTCAAACTGCAGCCGCAGGGGCAATATTGTACTCACCGCAGCACCATATCCTATGGATATTGACCTCTACCAGTCACAGAAAGCACTTGAGAACGGCAAGCTTGCACTGGAAGATGGCGGAGTCATCATTCTTGTATCAAAATGCAGGGACGGCGTAGGAGACGATACATTCCTGAACCTGCTCTGTTCTGCAAATACATGCGACGAGGTCATGTGTAAGATTGATGAAGGCTACAAGCTCGGATACCACAAAGCAGCCAAGATGGCACAGATAGGAGTTTACGCTGAAATGTGGGCAATTTCAGACCTGCATGATGACACAATAAAAATGGCAAAACTTCAACCCCATATGGATATTCAGAAAACATTCAACAAGGCTATTGAAAAAGTGAGAGAGCAGGGTAAGGAACCGTATGCTGTGATTTTGCCACAGGGTAGCCTCACCGTACCGCTGCTTGAATAA
- a CDS encoding GNAT family N-acetyltransferase — protein MSKTHYDKISKKYQISLLPLCCNKIQGIRRHVSMNIRFQYDCSNVDWDSVSSILESVQMAHFEGDVHKTAFENSCTVVFVYEDDKLIGFGRAISDYAYQAAIYDVAVSKAYQGKGLGKMIVNKIIKSIPQCNFILYVSPGKEGFYESLNFKRMKTGMALFREADKMQIKGFTE, from the coding sequence ATGAGTAAAACGCACTATGATAAAATTAGCAAAAAATATCAGATTTCATTATTGCCACTATGTTGCAATAAAATCCAGGGAATAAGGAGACATGTATCTATGAATATAAGATTTCAGTATGATTGCTCAAACGTTGATTGGGACTCTGTATCTTCAATCCTGGAAAGTGTTCAGATGGCGCATTTTGAAGGAGACGTCCATAAAACTGCATTTGAAAATAGTTGCACAGTTGTATTTGTATATGAAGACGATAAACTCATCGGCTTTGGTCGTGCGATCTCAGATTATGCATATCAAGCAGCTATTTATGATGTGGCTGTATCAAAAGCATACCAAGGCAAAGGTTTGGGTAAAATGATTGTCAATAAGATTATAAAAAGCATTCCACAATGTAACTTCATATTATATGTCTCCCCTGGCAAAGAAGGATTTTATGAGAGTCTGAACTTTAAAAGGATGAAAACGGGGATGGCGTTATTCAGGGAAGCGGACAAAATGCAGATAAAGGGTTTTACTGAATAA
- a CDS encoding DNA alkylation repair protein: MARYGITPGKAYGVSIPVLRRTVKGPGKNHELAMKLWEADTQETRVLASMVDDVSQVTGEQMDEWVKEFDYREICDQCCMNLFEDHLHAYDKAIEWSHGDEEFVKRSGCNDGKTCRE; encoded by the coding sequence ATGGCAAGGTACGGTATTACTCCCGGGAAAGCATATGGAGTCTCCATACCGGTGCTGCGCAGGACTGTGAAAGGACCGGGCAAAAACCATGAGCTTGCAATGAAACTCTGGGAAGCAGACACTCAGGAAACGCGGGTACTTGCAAGCATGGTAGATGATGTTTCTCAGGTAACAGGGGAGCAGATGGATGAGTGGGTAAAAGAGTTCGATTACCGGGAGATATGCGATCAGTGTTGCATGAACCTATTTGAGGACCACTTACATGCCTATGATAAAGCCATAGAATGGAGCCATGGTGACGAGGAGTTTGTAAAAAGGTCCGGGTGTAATGATGGCAAGACTTGCCGTGAGTGA
- a CDS encoding ABC transporter ATP-binding protein yields the protein MQQSKSPTDAIRKKKRVASAKSGKTVKKTPSKTHPIVQLQNVKRIYTLGENRIHALNGVSFAIKKGDFVTIMGSSGSGKSTLLNMIGCLDLPTSGKVKVNNVDLSKLDDDGLTAIRRNNIGFIFQQFNLIPTLTALENVEIPMIFNGASPARRRRKALSVLKKADLPLEYANHKPNEMSGGQQQRVAIARALANNPPILLADEPTGNLDTKTGSNIMELLRELNAAGTTVIVVTHDPKLEEYAHTTIRIQDGEIIE from the coding sequence ATGCAGCAATCAAAATCTCCCACGGATGCTATCAGGAAGAAAAAAAGAGTAGCATCTGCAAAATCCGGAAAAACTGTAAAGAAAACGCCATCTAAAACACATCCTATTGTACAGTTGCAGAATGTAAAACGCATATACACTCTCGGAGAAAACAGGATACATGCACTAAACGGTGTCAGCTTCGCTATCAAAAAAGGTGATTTTGTAACCATCATGGGATCATCCGGTTCTGGAAAGAGCACACTTCTGAACATGATAGGATGCCTTGACCTGCCCACATCAGGTAAAGTAAAGGTCAACAACGTGGATCTTTCAAAACTTGATGACGACGGCCTTACTGCAATCCGCAGAAACAATATAGGATTTATTTTCCAGCAGTTCAACCTCATACCCACACTTACGGCACTTGAAAATGTAGAAATACCGATGATATTTAACGGTGCATCTCCTGCCAGAAGGAGAAGAAAAGCTCTTTCTGTGCTTAAAAAAGCAGATCTTCCGCTTGAATATGCCAACCATAAACCGAATGAGATGTCAGGAGGACAGCAGCAGAGAGTTGCAATTGCAAGAGCACTGGCAAACAATCCACCAATACTGCTTGCAGACGAGCCTACCGGAAATCTTGACACAAAGACCGGTAGCAATATTATGGAATTACTTCGTGAATTGAATGCCGCAGGAACAACTGTCATTGTTGTCACACACGATCCGAAACTGGAAGAGTATGCACATACGACCATCAGGATACAGGACGGAGAGATCATAGAATGA